A genome region from Schlesneria paludicola DSM 18645 includes the following:
- a CDS encoding putative signal transducing protein yields the protein MIETTMETRFVKLNSYWSVDEANLAKLHLKSEGIEADLEGETVASVAWINANAIGGVKLLVKDLDVDRARKILRMNSETHASVQHQSELSNAIPADDGSGRTELTDEGDEASLTPTAFSRLRNRKRLLIGLFLLCPIVLIVTIKLLSAFNVYTRFGP from the coding sequence GTGATCGAAACAACCATGGAAACACGCTTTGTCAAACTGAATTCATATTGGTCCGTCGATGAAGCAAACCTCGCGAAGCTGCATTTAAAAAGTGAAGGAATTGAAGCGGACCTTGAAGGCGAGACGGTGGCGAGCGTGGCTTGGATAAATGCCAATGCCATTGGCGGCGTGAAACTACTCGTTAAGGATCTTGATGTAGATCGTGCTCGAAAGATTCTGCGAATGAATTCAGAGACGCACGCCTCGGTTCAACATCAATCTGAACTATCGAACGCGATTCCTGCTGATGATGGCAGCGGACGTACCGAACTCACTGATGAAGGTGACGAAGCTTCTCTCACGCCAACGGCGTTCAGTCGATTACGGAATCGCAAGCGGCTGCTCATCGGGCTCTTCCTTCTCTGTCCAATTGTTCTCATCGTCACAATTAAACTTCTTTCTGCATTCAACGTTTACACGCGATTCGGACCCTGA